Part of the Oleomonas cavernae genome, GATCAGGGCCAGGCCCTCGGCGATCATCTGCGGGTTCCAGCGGCGGCGGTCCTGGTCTTCCAGCAGCACGATGGCACCGTCGGCGTCCAGCCGGGCCGCGCTGCGCGCATGCTGCAGGAACATCAGGGCCGTCAGGCCCATGATCTCGGGCTCGGCCGGGAACAGCCGCAGCAGCAGGCGGGCGAGGCGGATCGCCTCGTCGCACAGGGGCCGGCGGTGATCGGCCTCCGCCCCCGTCGCCGAATAGCCTTCGTTGAACACCAGGTAGATCATGGCCGCGACCACGCCCAGGCGTTCCGACCGTTCGACCGCGCCGGGCGCCTCGAACGGACATCGGCCTGGGCGATGCGGCTCTTGGCCCGGGTGATGCGCTGCTCCATCGCGCTCTCGCCCACCAGGAAGGCGCGGGCGATCTGCTTGACCGTCAACCCCGAGACGACGCGCAGG contains:
- a CDS encoding DUF6596 domain-containing protein; the encoded protein is MVAAMIYLVFNEGYSATGAEADHRRPLCDEAIRLARLLLRLFPAEPEIMGLTALMFLQHARSAARLDADGAIVLLEDQDRRRWNPQMIAEGLALIDKAVRHRRPASTRCRRRSPPFTPGPPGRRRPTGSRSTCSMRHWSGCSRRPWSR
- a CDS encoding sigma factor-like helix-turn-helix DNA-binding protein, producing MRVVSGLTVKQIARAFLVGESAMEQRITRAKSRIAQADVRSRRPARSNGRNAWAWSRP